A genomic segment from Aegilops tauschii subsp. strangulata cultivar AL8/78 chromosome 1, Aet v6.0, whole genome shotgun sequence encodes:
- the LOC120972898 gene encoding uncharacterized protein, with translation MGILMSKLRESNMQFHCVIPGKKARSLGQITLDVVFGDSKNYRREKLDFEVVDFQSAYHAILGRTAYARFMAQPCYVYLKLKMSGPKGVITVTRSRQRAEECLQKGSKIADEQMAAVEIEEYNKNADPSDLLRAKKPALESAFKSIGETKLIHIHPEDPNAAPSNISTTLDGK, from the coding sequence ATGGGCATCCTGATGTCCAAGCTCCGCGAAAGCAACATGCAATTCCACTGCGTCATCCCAGGGAAGAAAGCAAGGTCACTCGGCCAGATAactcttgatgtggttttcggtgattccaagaattaccggaGAGAAAAGTTGGATTTTGAGGTGGtagatttccagagtgcttatcacgCCATTCTGGGCAGAACTGCGTACGCTCGCTTTATGGCTCAACCATGTTATGTTTATCTCAAATTAAAGATGTCTGGACCTAAAGGTGTGATCACAGTCACGAGAAGCCGGCAAAGGGCAGAAGAATGCCTTCAGAAAGGTTCAAAGATTGCTGACGAACAGATGGCAGCAGTAGAAATTGAGGAATATAataaaaatgcagatccgagtgatttgctacGAGCCAAAAAGCCTGCCTTAGAGTCTGCGTTCAAGTCGATTGGCGAGACAAAGCTTATCCATATTCACCCGGAAGACCCAAATGCCGCTCCGAGCAACATCTCAACTACACTCGACGGCAAATAG